One Candidatus Methylomirabilis sp. genomic window carries:
- the gatA gene encoding Asp-tRNA(Asn)/Glu-tRNA(Gln) amidotransferase subunit GatA, producing MDLIGLTIHELRDSLGAGKVSAGEATRAYLDRIGQVEPRVRAYLTVTGDQALAQAEAVDRTRKAGDRLGPLAGIPLALKDVLCTKGIRTTCGSKVLEPFVPPYDATVVSRLRAAGAVFLGKANMDEFAMGSSTENSGFHPTANPWDLGRVPGGSSGGSAAATAADEAAGALGTDTGGSIRQPASLCGVVGLKPTYGRVSRYGLVAFASSLDQVGPLTKDVEDAALLLQVIAGRDPRDSTSADVPVPDYRAALREPIQGLRVGIPDEYFIEGMDPEVEGAVREAIRVLEGLGARPEKVSLPHTAYAVGTYYLVATAEASSNLARYDGVKYGYRSAKGRDLIEMYQQTRREGFGPEVRRRIMLGTYALSAGYYDAYYLKALKVRTLIRQDFLAAFKRCDVIVTPTSPTAAFRLGEKTADPLTMYLSDIFTISANLAGVPGISVPCGFTKEGLPIGLQLLGQPFDEARLLRAAYAYEQAAPWRKRKPNL from the coding sequence GTGGACCTGATCGGGCTGACCATCCATGAGCTGCGGGATTCCCTCGGGGCCGGGAAGGTCTCTGCGGGGGAGGCGACGCGCGCCTACCTCGACCGGATCGGGCAGGTGGAGCCGCGGGTCCGCGCGTACCTGACCGTGACCGGCGACCAGGCGCTCGCCCAGGCCGAGGCGGTGGACAGGACCCGGAAGGCCGGCGACCGCCTGGGTCCCCTGGCGGGCATCCCGCTCGCCCTGAAGGACGTCCTGTGCACGAAGGGGATCCGGACCACCTGCGGCTCGAAGGTCCTCGAGCCCTTCGTCCCCCCGTATGACGCCACGGTCGTGAGCCGATTGCGGGCCGCCGGGGCGGTCTTCCTCGGGAAGGCCAACATGGACGAGTTCGCCATGGGCTCCTCCACGGAGAACTCCGGTTTTCACCCGACGGCGAACCCCTGGGATCTGGGGAGGGTTCCGGGAGGCTCCAGCGGCGGCTCGGCGGCGGCGACGGCGGCCGACGAGGCGGCGGGCGCTCTCGGCACCGACACCGGCGGCTCGATCCGGCAGCCGGCCAGCCTCTGCGGCGTCGTGGGCCTCAAGCCGACGTACGGCCGCGTTTCCCGGTACGGCCTGGTCGCCTTCGCCTCCTCCCTGGACCAGGTCGGTCCCCTGACGAAGGACGTGGAGGACGCCGCCCTCTTGCTGCAGGTCATCGCGGGCCGGGACCCTCGGGATTCCACCTCGGCGGACGTCCCGGTCCCGGACTACCGGGCCGCCCTCCGGGAGCCAATCCAGGGCCTGCGAGTGGGGATCCCGGATGAGTACTTCATCGAGGGGATGGACCCGGAGGTGGAGGGCGCGGTGCGGGAGGCGATCCGGGTCCTGGAGGGGCTGGGGGCGCGCCCGGAGAAGGTGAGCCTGCCCCACACGGCCTACGCTGTGGGGACCTACTACTTGGTGGCGACCGCCGAGGCCTCGAGCAATCTCGCCCGCTACGATGGGGTCAAGTACGGCTACCGCTCGGCGAAGGGGCGGGATCTCATCGAGATGTACCAGCAGACGCGGCGGGAGGGGTTCGGGCCCGAGGTGCGGCGCCGGATCATGCTGGGGACGTACGCCCTTTCGGCCGGCTACTACGATGCCTACTACCTGAAGGCCCTGAAGGTCCGCACCCTCATCCGGCAGGACTTCCTCGCCGCCTTCAAGCGGTGCGACGTCATCGTGACCCCGACCTCCCCGACGGCGGCGTTCCGCCTCGGGGAGAAGACGGCGGACCCCCTCACCATGTACCTCTCGGACATCTTCACCATCTCGGCGAACCTGGCGGGGGTCCCGGGGATCTCGGTCCCCTGCGGGTTCACCAAAGAAGGGCTGCCGATCGGGCTCCAGCTCCTCG
- the gatC gene encoding Asp-tRNA(Asn)/Glu-tRNA(Gln) amidotransferase subunit GatC — protein sequence MKITLQEVEHVARLARLALSGEEKEQMRSQLDRILGYIEKLNQLDTAAVEPTSHVIPMTNVFRDDAVVPSLSREEALENAPDRHEGFFRVPRIIEQ from the coding sequence ATGAAGATTACCCTCCAAGAGGTGGAACACGTCGCGCGGCTGGCCCGCCTGGCCCTCTCCGGGGAGGAAAAGGAGCAGATGCGGAGCCAGCTCGATCGGATCCTAGGCTACATCGAGAAACTGAACCAACTCGACACGGCCGCCGTCGAGCCCACCTCCCACGTGATCCCCATGACGAATGTCTTCCGGGATGATGCGGTCGTCCCTTCGCTTTCCCGGGAGGAAGCGCTGGAAAACGCGCCGGACAGACACGAGGGGTTCTTCCGGGTCCCCCGGATCATCGAACAGTAG